The Oligoflexia bacterium genome contains a region encoding:
- a CDS encoding FeoA family protein, protein MKLSEVSNKNMRVKVAAFNQDYNTKIIDRLKNLGIVENKIISVLHSLPFGGPVVVHVGSCVFSLSREVAQWVEVELLVES, encoded by the coding sequence GTGAAATTATCAGAAGTCTCAAACAAAAATATGCGGGTTAAGGTAGCAGCGTTTAACCAAGACTACAACACTAAGATTATTGATCGTTTAAAAAACTTGGGGATTGTAGAAAATAAAATAATTTCTGTTCTTCACAGTTTACCTTTTGGTGGGCCTGTGGTTGTTCATGTTGGCAGTTGTGTGTTTTCTTTATCTAGAGAAGTGGCACAATGGGTAGAAGTTGAACTGTTAGTAGAGAGTTAA
- a CDS encoding pilus assembly protein N-terminal domain-containing protein, which translates to MRITQATPFIVILLALPLYAQKNIFLDVGHQKIIPGDNIVRVSIGNPKIADVTIIESNQEIILTGIKAGSTSLVIWKKNQQKYKYIVKVGHKSNASSLIKQIKQLQKIKTLYIQKQSNQYLIKGTLFKTQDLVLLESIKKNYHNIIDLSHFDKKSFALIHKLLQTKIHQYHFQNVFVEVEKNYFKLKGYVYNADDKKRVLLIAKSLYPLIYDQITIYNSQKPSVFIDVKFLEIHNSEIKNIGIQWPDAISAQANIATHNNMIQSTVSSGQSLNLVLQALSENGKAKVLSNPKILCRDGFVSSFLAGGEIPIRLISERVANVIFKPYGVSLKIKPHIHSSNNILLDLKIKISDLDSSVSIEGIPAMIEHHLQTSAQTQINQTVVLGGFFQDRMRKNVKRFPVLGTVPILGELFKSRSFQKKQSQFFILLTAYSGKAKDKYHSNLLEHSKTLNVNTNDYNFSLFD; encoded by the coding sequence ATGCGCATTACTCAGGCGACACCATTTATAGTAATACTTTTAGCACTTCCCTTGTATGCACAAAAAAATATTTTTTTGGATGTTGGTCATCAGAAAATTATACCAGGTGACAATATTGTACGTGTGTCTATTGGTAACCCTAAAATTGCAGATGTCACCATCATAGAAAGCAACCAAGAAATAATTTTAACAGGTATTAAAGCTGGTTCTACCTCTTTGGTTATTTGGAAAAAAAATCAACAAAAGTACAAATACATTGTTAAAGTAGGACATAAAAGCAACGCTTCATCTCTGATCAAGCAAATCAAACAACTTCAAAAAATAAAAACTCTTTATATACAAAAGCAATCCAATCAATATTTAATTAAGGGAACTCTTTTTAAAACTCAAGATCTGGTTTTATTAGAAAGCATAAAAAAAAATTATCATAACATCATTGATTTGAGCCATTTTGATAAAAAATCTTTTGCTCTGATACATAAACTTTTACAGACCAAAATTCATCAATACCACTTCCAAAATGTATTTGTTGAAGTAGAAAAAAACTATTTTAAACTCAAAGGCTATGTTTACAATGCGGATGATAAAAAAAGAGTCTTGTTAATTGCTAAAAGTCTATACCCTCTTATTTACGATCAAATAACCATTTACAACTCACAAAAACCTTCTGTTTTTATTGATGTTAAATTTTTAGAAATTCATAACTCAGAAATAAAAAATATTGGGATTCAATGGCCAGATGCAATCTCAGCCCAAGCAAACATTGCCACTCACAATAATATGATTCAAAGCACTGTATCATCAGGACAAAGTTTAAACCTAGTCTTGCAAGCTTTATCTGAAAATGGCAAAGCCAAAGTTTTATCCAACCCAAAAATATTATGCAGAGATGGCTTTGTATCTTCTTTTCTTGCCGGCGGTGAAATTCCAATCAGATTAATATCTGAACGAGTGGCTAATGTTATATTTAAACCTTACGGGGTTTCACTCAAAATAAAACCTCATATTCATTCAAGTAACAATATTCTTCTAGACTTAAAAATAAAAATAAGTGACTTGGACAGCTCAGTTTCTATAGAAGGTATTCCTGCTATGATTGAACATCACCTGCAAACATCCGCACAAACACAAATCAATCAAACCGTTGTTTTAGGTGGTTTTTTTCAAGATAGAATGCGGAAAAATGTTAAGCGCTTCCCTGTCTTAGGTACCGTTCCAATTTTAGGTGAACTTTTTAAAAGCAGAAGTTTTCAAAAAAAACAAAGTCAATTTTTCATTCTACTTACAGCTTATTCAGGCAAAGCAAAAGACAAATACCACAGTAATCTTCTTGAACACTCAAAAACACTTAACGTTAATACAAATGACTATAACTTTTCACTTTTTGACTAA
- a CDS encoding CpaF family protein: protein MREHIEFIQNTNQYLKDHLFAKQSLEQQNKQQIKALITQCYYDFCYKNPQYKTLAGHKQLLSFIVHENLGLGAIDNLLQTEDVSEIMINGANCIYYEQYGKLHLSQLFFSSEQVLRNIINKIVSQVNRRLDQSSPMIDARLPDGSRLNAIIHPLVLNGTTVTIRRFLHKKISLEELINQQSLSIQSANFLKFCVQHKKNILIAGGTGSGKTTLLNILSQFIPASERIISIEDSAELKLNQPHVIQLETRTKNTENLGEVTIRDLLKNSLRMRPDRIIVGECRSEETIDMLQAMNTGHSGSMTTIHANSPRDAIKRIENLVLLSGYSFPSQALREQIISSIDLIIFIQRNNQGKRILTHITEVSHMEEGNISLLDIFKLEKGLLKWCRYYPNFLQKLSESQKKQLRNILSVNESQL, encoded by the coding sequence ATGCGTGAACATATAGAGTTTATTCAAAACACAAATCAATACTTAAAAGATCATCTTTTTGCAAAGCAGAGCCTTGAACAGCAAAACAAACAACAAATTAAAGCACTCATCACACAATGCTATTATGACTTTTGCTATAAAAACCCACAATACAAAACCCTTGCTGGACACAAACAGTTATTAAGTTTCATTGTCCATGAAAATCTTGGTTTAGGAGCTATTGATAACTTACTTCAGACTGAAGACGTCAGTGAAATCATGATCAATGGAGCCAACTGCATTTACTACGAACAATATGGCAAGTTACACTTAAGCCAATTGTTTTTTTCTTCAGAACAGGTTTTACGTAATATTATCAATAAAATTGTAAGCCAGGTTAACAGACGCTTGGATCAAAGTTCGCCTATGATTGATGCTCGTTTACCTGATGGTTCACGACTAAATGCTATTATTCACCCCCTTGTTTTAAATGGAACCACTGTAACCATCCGCCGTTTTTTACATAAAAAAATAAGCCTTGAAGAATTGATAAACCAACAATCTTTATCTATTCAAAGCGCAAATTTTTTAAAATTCTGTGTTCAACATAAAAAAAACATTCTTATCGCAGGAGGGACAGGTAGCGGCAAAACCACCTTACTGAATATTTTATCACAATTCATACCAGCCTCTGAACGTATTATCAGTATAGAAGATTCCGCTGAACTCAAACTCAACCAACCTCACGTCATACAACTTGAAACGAGAACCAAAAATACTGAAAACTTAGGTGAAGTGACCATAAGAGATTTACTTAAAAATTCTCTACGCATGCGTCCAGATCGAATTATAGTTGGTGAGTGTAGAAGTGAAGAAACCATAGATATGTTGCAAGCCATGAACACTGGGCACAGTGGATCTATGACAACAATTCATGCTAACAGTCCAAGAGATGCTATTAAAAGAATTGAAAACTTAGTTTTGCTCTCTGGTTATTCTTTTCCTAGTCAGGCTTTACGTGAACAAATTATTTCTTCCATTGATCTCATTATCTTCATTCAAAGAAACAATCAGGGAAAAAGAATTCTCACGCATATCACTGAAGTTTCACACATGGAAGAAGGCAATATTTCTCTCTTGGACATCTTTAAATTGGAGAAAGGATTGTTAAAGTGGTGTCGTTACTATCCTAATTTTTTACAAAAATTATCAGAGTCACAAAAGAAACAACTAAGAAACATCTTAAGTGTAAATGAAAGCCAGCTTTAA
- a CDS encoding type II secretion system F family protein yields the protein MNKTIVLSVFLIFLSLAFHFYFIFVFILILILIIKTYPKLINDYHKKKMDYYCIDFFDTFIRHLKVGTSREQAFTLAQSNSHPFLQKQIALITNGLKNGEDFSTLLFNCAMSIKHKTLKHYLISIQTSIESGQSLLKQMEFLLRKVRKSTQLKHKLNSMVSQSKLQAYVCIALPLFFMLILYFLTPNFILPLFTQSIGKISLVISIILLSLGAYWINLIINKDLIQ from the coding sequence ATGAATAAAACTATTGTATTGAGTGTTTTTTTAATTTTTCTTTCACTGGCTTTTCATTTTTATTTTATTTTTGTTTTTATTTTAATCTTAATTTTAATTATTAAAACCTATCCTAAACTGATTAATGATTATCATAAAAAAAAGATGGATTATTATTGTATTGATTTTTTTGATACTTTTATACGGCACTTAAAAGTTGGAACCAGTCGTGAACAGGCCTTTACTCTTGCTCAATCTAATTCTCATCCTTTTTTACAAAAACAAATTGCTCTCATTACAAATGGTCTTAAAAATGGAGAGGATTTTTCAACCTTATTATTCAACTGTGCTATGAGCATTAAACATAAAACCCTCAAGCACTACTTAATTTCTATTCAGACCTCAATTGAGAGCGGCCAATCATTATTAAAGCAAATGGAGTTCTTGCTCAGAAAAGTCCGTAAATCTACTCAACTTAAACACAAACTAAACAGCATGGTCTCTCAAAGCAAGTTACAGGCTTATGTATGTATTGCTCTCCCCTTATTTTTCATGTTAATTCTTTATTTTTTAACTCCAAATTTCATTTTACCTTTATTCACTCAAAGCATAGGAAAAATATCTCTAGTGATAAGCATCATATTGCTTTCTCTTGGAGCATACTGGATAAATTTAATCATCAACAAAGATCTAATACAATGA
- a CDS encoding type II secretion system F family protein: protein MRNKQQQMLQALTLDFPFFLNLLQSQLKTGRSIYQSIEKIDLCLQPSPLKNMLLDFKTLSNTIPSLNIVTHKIYARYPNKYVLSFCNILIDSIQHGTPIVESLQSFANDVENQIYLDAEQQIQKTPVKLLAPLMLCIFPVTFIIIFMPIILSFIQ, encoded by the coding sequence TTGCGCAATAAACAACAACAAATGTTGCAAGCCTTAACTCTAGATTTTCCTTTTTTTCTTAACTTATTGCAAAGCCAACTGAAAACAGGAAGAAGTATTTATCAATCCATTGAAAAAATAGACCTATGCTTACAGCCAAGTCCTTTAAAAAATATGCTTTTAGATTTCAAAACCCTATCAAATACAATTCCATCTTTAAATATTGTTACCCATAAAATTTATGCGCGTTATCCCAATAAATACGTACTAAGCTTTTGTAATATTCTTATAGACTCTATCCAGCATGGAACACCTATTGTAGAGAGTCTGCAGTCCTTTGCAAACGATGTTGAAAATCAAATCTATCTTGATGCAGAACAACAGATTCAAAAAACACCTGTCAAACTCCTTGCACCTTTAATGTTGTGCATCTTCCCGGTTACTTTTATTATTATTTTTATGCCTATTATTCTTTCTTTTATACAGTAA
- a CDS encoding EAL domain-containing protein, with the protein MPSQFNEALPNHFQILPKLEKKLKQNKSLGLMILILNDLDVIEHENGYDSYTEVLHKLCHFIKQQRGHLYPNNTTVCFSDVGHPSFLFFFHESLSEDAYLSRYQIKQLSKYIRFQCSSKFMPILQPYMKRIPKILTGSSLTLYNELTHPRRTILRMVEDVKNMTRASLPAIKVKYRERIQDIIISQNLSTVFHPIMDFSSNKPMGFEALSRGPKGTNLESPHALFSMAKEVGLLFELDRICRLKAIEAAQNIPDAYKIFINIMPSTIYDPEFKGKKMNDYLRSFNKKPSQFIFEINERDAIENYATFAAATEYYMKQGFTFAIDDTGTGYSALEAIIELKPKYLKCDISMVNGIHKNKVKQEMLKMLSLLANKINAKIIAEGIEQTQDFELLKNMGLILGQGFLFSTPKESNALMIEA; encoded by the coding sequence ATGCCTTCTCAGTTCAACGAAGCTTTACCCAACCATTTTCAAATTTTACCTAAATTAGAAAAAAAACTTAAACAAAACAAATCTTTAGGCTTAATGATCCTAATTCTTAATGATTTGGATGTAATAGAGCATGAAAATGGCTATGATTCCTATACCGAGGTTTTGCATAAACTGTGTCACTTTATAAAGCAGCAAAGAGGCCATTTATATCCTAACAATACCACTGTTTGTTTTTCTGATGTAGGGCACCCTTCTTTCTTATTCTTTTTTCATGAGAGTCTTAGTGAAGATGCTTATTTGAGTCGCTATCAAATCAAACAGCTTTCAAAGTATATTCGCTTTCAATGCAGCTCTAAGTTTATGCCCATTTTACAACCTTACATGAAAAGAATTCCTAAAATCTTAACCGGCAGCTCTCTTACCCTATACAATGAACTAACCCACCCTAGAAGAACTATTTTACGTATGGTTGAAGATGTTAAAAATATGACTCGCGCCTCTTTACCTGCCATCAAAGTTAAGTACAGAGAGCGTATTCAAGATATTATTATCAGCCAAAATTTAAGCACTGTTTTTCATCCTATCATGGATTTTAGTAGCAATAAGCCCATGGGATTTGAGGCCTTAAGCCGTGGCCCCAAAGGAACCAATTTAGAAAGCCCACACGCTTTGTTTTCTATGGCTAAAGAAGTGGGTTTATTGTTTGAATTGGACAGAATCTGTCGTTTAAAAGCCATTGAAGCTGCACAAAACATACCTGATGCCTATAAAATTTTTATCAATATTATGCCTTCAACCATTTATGACCCAGAATTTAAAGGTAAAAAAATGAATGACTATTTAAGAAGTTTTAATAAAAAACCCAGTCAATTTATTTTTGAAATCAATGAACGTGATGCCATTGAAAACTATGCAACCTTTGCTGCTGCAACAGAATACTATATGAAACAAGGGTTTACTTTTGCCATTGATGATACAGGAACAGGCTATTCTGCCCTAGAAGCCATTATTGAATTAAAACCCAAATACCTCAAATGTGATATTTCTATGGTCAATGGCATCCATAAAAACAAAGTTAAACAAGAAATGCTCAAAATGCTTTCTCTATTGGCCAACAAAATTAACGCAAAAATTATTGCTGAAGGCATTGAACAAACCCAAGATTTTGAATTATTAAAAAATATGGGACTTATTCTTGGTCAGGGCTTTTTATTTTCCACACCAAAAGAGTCCAACGCCTTAATGATAGAAGCTTAA
- a CDS encoding tetratricopeptide repeat protein, protein MIGKHYKIILLSFALIVLNSCSVGLPVKAVNDYYTCSYDEAYDTFIAKAQSAKDKDKAVFYFAALSAAFSAQRYQDVVRIGSQLVDFSWSNEVGKKQGKASLLSAQALRYYKGEPFEKAMVSIYTGLALYQLGQYDNARASFAKANLAIANKYKKTGESDFALSLFLLAWMYAQQGELDNANIVLKKASARFPDNPYLKSLKQLQQNNVLVIQQRGLVPKKTMTGPGDSMVAWAPRSSNNMSRPSISLNKLVSYDLFEVGDLYYQATSKQATGQETVQAVKGTLREAAVITAVAASHQNASKEAKWVALGAGLFAIANQSQADTRQWELLPEKFYMANIKLEPGKYQVLSSAGQEFEIEITANNPAKILFIQENTCKPMGSKPQ, encoded by the coding sequence ATGATCGGTAAACATTATAAAATTATTCTTTTAAGCTTTGCGCTAATTGTATTAAACAGCTGCTCTGTAGGACTACCTGTAAAAGCAGTGAACGATTATTATACATGCTCGTACGATGAAGCCTATGATACATTTATAGCCAAAGCGCAAAGCGCAAAAGATAAAGACAAAGCGGTATTTTATTTTGCGGCCTTAAGCGCTGCTTTTTCTGCACAACGTTATCAAGATGTTGTGAGAATTGGTAGCCAGTTGGTGGATTTTTCATGGTCCAATGAAGTGGGTAAAAAACAAGGTAAAGCTTCTTTACTGAGTGCACAAGCACTTAGATATTATAAAGGAGAACCTTTTGAGAAAGCTATGGTTTCAATCTATACAGGTTTGGCTTTATATCAGCTAGGTCAGTACGATAACGCTAGAGCTTCTTTTGCTAAAGCTAATCTGGCCATTGCTAATAAATATAAAAAGACGGGTGAGTCAGACTTTGCTTTGAGCCTATTTTTATTGGCATGGATGTATGCTCAGCAAGGAGAACTTGATAATGCTAATATTGTTTTGAAAAAAGCTAGCGCACGGTTCCCTGATAACCCTTATTTAAAAAGCCTTAAGCAGTTACAACAAAATAATGTCCTTGTCATTCAACAAAGAGGTCTGGTTCCTAAAAAGACAATGACTGGTCCTGGGGACAGTATGGTTGCTTGGGCTCCCAGATCCAGTAATAACATGAGTAGGCCAAGTATAAGTCTGAATAAATTGGTTAGTTATGACTTGTTTGAGGTGGGTGATTTGTATTACCAAGCAACCAGTAAACAGGCTACTGGACAAGAGACAGTTCAGGCGGTTAAAGGCACATTAAGAGAGGCGGCTGTCATTACTGCAGTAGCAGCAAGTCATCAAAATGCAAGTAAAGAAGCAAAATGGGTTGCTCTTGGAGCAGGACTTTTTGCTATAGCCAATCAAAGCCAAGCAGACACACGACAATGGGAGTTATTGCCGGAAAAGTTTTATATGGCAAATATCAAGCTTGAGCCAGGAAAGTACCAAGTACTATCCAGTGCAGGCCAAGAATTTGAGATAGAAATTACTGCTAACAATCCAGCAAAAATTTTGTTTATCCAAGAAAATACATGTAAACCTATGGGGAGTAAACCTCAGTGA
- a CDS encoding penicillin-binding protein activator LpoB: protein MKKNIVLMALLVVLGACVPKTSRVGVATDEPFSSTETSSKDLLTVTEKMAASLLELPQINNANNPVKIAFVDVKNETNEIINKNLFIEKMRTMLMKNAKGKMVFLDREILDEINTEREDKRAGEYTHSQLAKKLGADYFLTGKLSSIDKVGSGKRSTYTRYAFRLTDTETTAIIWEDDYEVKKVGSYGLYDR from the coding sequence ATGAAAAAAAATATAGTATTAATGGCCTTGCTTGTTGTTTTAGGAGCCTGTGTTCCTAAAACTTCTAGAGTTGGGGTAGCAACAGATGAACCTTTTTCAAGTACAGAGACATCCAGTAAAGATTTACTGACGGTGACAGAAAAAATGGCGGCATCTTTATTGGAATTACCCCAGATCAATAATGCAAATAATCCAGTAAAAATTGCATTTGTAGATGTTAAAAATGAAACCAATGAAATCATCAATAAAAACTTGTTTATTGAAAAAATGCGAACCATGCTGATGAAAAATGCAAAAGGTAAAATGGTTTTCTTGGATAGAGAAATTTTAGATGAAATCAATACTGAAAGAGAAGACAAAAGAGCGGGAGAATACACACACTCGCAATTGGCTAAAAAACTTGGGGCAGATTATTTCTTAACCGGTAAATTATCTTCTATTGATAAAGTGGGCAGTGGAAAGCGCTCAACGTATACTCGTTACGCTTTTAGGCTGACGGATACTGAAACGACGGCAATTATTTGGGAAGATGATTACGAAGTAAAAAAAGTTGGCTCTTACGGCCTTTATGATCGGTAA
- the gatC gene encoding Asp-tRNA(Asn)/Glu-tRNA(Gln) amidotransferase subunit GatC, which yields MKKLNTADFDKLCKLAHIRLNQEKSEQLMNDCNQLLEHIERLNIVNTDNIDADFRLPDHGPLPLNEDLIEHCFSVEEALSNAPSSQENYFWVPDVIDSKKQGDAS from the coding sequence ATGAAAAAACTTAACACTGCTGACTTTGACAAGCTTTGTAAGCTTGCCCATATAAGACTTAACCAAGAAAAGTCAGAACAACTGATGAATGATTGCAATCAATTGCTTGAACATATTGAAAGACTTAATATAGTTAATACCGATAATATTGATGCTGACTTTCGACTCCCTGACCATGGGCCTCTTCCACTCAATGAAGATTTAATTGAACACTGTTTCTCTGTAGAAGAAGCTTTATCCAATGCCCCTTCAAGTCAAGAAAACTATTTTTGGGTCCCAGATGTTATTGACAGTAAAAAGCAAGGAGATGCATCATGA
- the gatA gene encoding Asp-tRNA(Asn)/Glu-tRNA(Gln) amidotransferase subunit GatA yields the protein MIHELKGLSIKKINQAYKKKEFSCTELTQAYLDKIKQENKTYNAFLQTQENEALRKAKLVDQQLNKNNSNLSPMAGIPIALKDNILQKDEICSAASQFLKSYKAHYNAHVVEQLENNQAIVLGRTNMDEFAMGSSNENSSFGPVKNPINPEYVPGGSSGGSASAVAANQSCVALGTDTGGSVRQPASFCGITALKPTYGRISRYGVVAFASSLDQVGPMGKTVEDVAYTYEAIAGYDHRDSKSLNHPVKKATDGLEQNDSLKGKVIGYSSAFFNDGVASEVKDNFLNSLKHFESLGAKIEDIDLPHLHYGVSCYYVIAPAEASANLARYDGIRYTQRSDDSSSIANLIASSRSEFFGDEVCRRILLGTFVLSSGFYDAYYLKALKIRNLIQQDFMQAFKKVNFIATPTSPTTAFKLGAQSKDPLQKYIADMYTVPASIAGLPAISLPTGRSENKLPFGMQLIGSYYNEDDLLKASYVLEQTIGFHQQG from the coding sequence ATGATCCATGAGCTAAAAGGCTTAAGTATTAAAAAAATAAACCAGGCTTATAAAAAAAAAGAATTCAGCTGTACGGAATTAACCCAAGCTTACCTTGATAAAATTAAACAGGAAAACAAAACCTACAATGCTTTTTTGCAAACTCAGGAAAACGAAGCTCTAAGAAAGGCAAAGCTGGTAGATCAACAACTGAATAAAAACAACAGTAATTTATCTCCCATGGCCGGTATTCCAATTGCTCTAAAAGATAACATACTCCAAAAAGATGAAATTTGCTCTGCAGCCAGCCAGTTTCTTAAGTCCTACAAAGCTCATTACAATGCCCATGTAGTTGAACAGTTGGAAAACAATCAGGCTATTGTTCTGGGTAGAACCAATATGGACGAGTTTGCTATGGGATCATCCAATGAAAACTCTTCTTTTGGACCCGTCAAAAACCCAATTAACCCTGAATATGTTCCTGGTGGTAGCAGCGGTGGTTCAGCCAGTGCTGTAGCGGCAAACCAAAGTTGTGTGGCATTAGGAACTGACACGGGTGGATCTGTTAGGCAGCCGGCTTCTTTTTGTGGTATTACTGCCTTAAAACCAACCTATGGACGCATTAGTCGTTATGGGGTGGTTGCTTTTGCATCTTCTCTAGATCAAGTTGGTCCAATGGGAAAAACAGTTGAAGATGTGGCTTATACTTATGAAGCCATTGCGGGCTATGACCATAGAGATTCAAAATCACTCAATCATCCTGTTAAAAAAGCTACTGATGGTCTTGAGCAAAATGACTCTCTTAAAGGTAAAGTCATTGGTTACAGCTCAGCATTTTTTAATGATGGAGTTGCTTCAGAAGTAAAAGACAACTTTTTAAATAGTCTTAAACATTTTGAAAGTTTAGGTGCTAAAATTGAAGATATAGATCTACCGCATTTGCATTATGGTGTGTCCTGCTATTATGTTATTGCTCCAGCTGAAGCCTCAGCCAACTTGGCTCGTTATGACGGAATACGTTATACTCAAAGATCAGATGATAGTAGCAGTATTGCCAACTTGATAGCTTCATCACGTTCAGAGTTTTTTGGAGATGAAGTTTGTCGTAGGATTTTATTGGGTACTTTTGTTCTTAGCTCAGGTTTTTACGATGCTTATTATCTTAAAGCATTAAAAATTAGAAACTTAATTCAACAAGATTTTATGCAAGCCTTTAAAAAAGTAAACTTCATTGCAACACCCACTTCACCCACCACAGCTTTTAAGTTGGGTGCACAAAGCAAAGATCCTTTGCAAAAATACATTGCAGACATGTACACTGTACCTGCTTCAATTGCTGGCTTACCTGCTATTTCACTGCCCACTGGCAGATCAGAAAATAAATTGCCCTTTGGTATGCAGCTGATTGGGTCCTATTATAACGAAGATGATTTATTAAAAGCCTCTTATGTTTTAGAACAAACCATAGGCTTTCATCAACAGGGATAG
- the gatB gene encoding Asp-tRNA(Asn)/Glu-tRNA(Gln) amidotransferase subunit GatB: MNTKYEAVIGLEVHAQLNTQTKLFCRCKNEYGQEANSATCPVCLGLPGALPKINQFAIVQAVKAGLALNCNIQLNSVFSRKNYFYPDLPKGYQISQFDKPLCLGGQVEIEVNEKKTIVILERIHMEEDAGKLLHGDSTENKGGSLVDLNRAGVPLIEIVTTPCMSSGEQASAYLKKLRNILRYINVCDGNMEEGSLRCDANVSIRPIGSKTLGTKVEVKNMNSFKHVQKAIEYEIERQSLALDNDEEIHQETRLWNPDQGISITMRSKEESNDYRYFPEPDLKALDIAQAWIDQIKENLEELPDTKKQRYITDYALPSYDAGVLTSDKDVAAFFEHALNTLGVSEKNAKNLSNFVMAEVLRLCKELSVGINDLKFDAQDLAQLLSFVEDGTINGKIAKDIIDSMAETGEKPQTIIESKGLKQLSDPNDIKPIIDQIIQNNPKQVEQYKSGKDKLFGFFVGQTMKETKGKANPGMVNQLLKDALK, encoded by the coding sequence ATGAACACTAAATATGAAGCAGTTATAGGTCTAGAAGTTCACGCACAATTGAACACACAAACCAAACTCTTTTGTCGTTGTAAAAATGAATATGGACAAGAAGCAAACAGTGCTACTTGCCCTGTATGCTTAGGACTTCCAGGAGCTTTACCTAAAATTAATCAGTTTGCTATTGTGCAGGCGGTTAAAGCTGGTCTTGCCTTAAACTGCAATATTCAACTCAATTCAGTTTTCTCTAGAAAAAACTACTTTTATCCTGATTTACCTAAAGGTTATCAAATTTCACAATTTGATAAACCTCTTTGTCTAGGCGGTCAGGTTGAGATTGAAGTCAATGAGAAAAAAACCATTGTAATTCTAGAAAGAATTCATATGGAAGAAGATGCAGGCAAACTCTTGCACGGTGATAGCACAGAAAACAAAGGTGGCTCACTGGTTGACCTTAACCGGGCTGGTGTACCCTTGATAGAAATTGTAACCACCCCCTGTATGAGCTCTGGGGAGCAAGCTTCTGCTTATCTAAAAAAACTACGTAATATTTTGCGTTACATCAATGTCTGTGATGGCAACATGGAAGAAGGTAGTTTACGTTGTGATGCCAACGTTTCTATTCGTCCTATTGGTTCAAAAACTTTAGGTACAAAAGTTGAAGTTAAAAATATGAACTCCTTTAAGCATGTACAAAAAGCCATTGAATATGAAATTGAAAGACAAAGTTTGGCGCTTGATAATGATGAAGAGATTCACCAAGAAACGCGTCTTTGGAATCCTGACCAAGGCATAAGCATTACCATGCGCAGCAAAGAAGAAAGCAACGACTACCGTTATTTTCCTGAACCAGATTTAAAAGCCCTTGATATTGCGCAAGCATGGATTGATCAAATTAAAGAAAACTTAGAAGAACTCCCAGATACAAAAAAACAACGCTATATTACTGACTATGCCCTACCCAGCTATGATGCAGGTGTTTTAACCAGTGATAAGGATGTCGCTGCTTTTTTTGAACATGCTTTAAATACACTTGGTGTTTCAGAAAAAAATGCAAAAAACCTGAGTAATTTTGTCATGGCAGAAGTTTTACGTTTATGCAAAGAGTTGTCTGTGGGTATCAATGATTTAAAATTTGATGCGCAAGACTTGGCGCAGCTTCTTAGTTTTGTTGAGGATGGCACCATCAACGGTAAAATAGCAAAAGATATTATTGATAGTATGGCAGAGACTGGTGAAAAACCGCAAACCATTATTGAAAGCAAGGGACTCAAGCAATTAAGTGACCCTAATGATATAAAGCCCATCATTGATCAAATCATTCAAAACAATCCCAAACAAGTTGAGCAATACAAAAGTGGAAAAGATAAGTTGTTTGGTTTTTTTGTGGGTCAAACCATGAAAGAAACCAAAGGCAAAGCCAACCCTGGCATGGTCAACCAACTGTTAAAAGATGCATTAAAATGA